From a single Pseudoalteromonas nigrifaciens genomic region:
- a CDS encoding IS3 family transposase (programmed frameshift), with amino-acid sequence MTKLKRATYSAAIKLETAQLVVDQGYTQEDAAKAMGVGKSTVSKWVTQLKQERNGQTPTASPMTPEQIEIRELKKQIQRIELEKDIFKKGYRSLDVRLPEQFSLIEKLNQRERYPISVLCSVFNVHRSSYKYWAIRDTTPTPEQIRLEAEVKAIHAMSSGSAGARTIAAIATNNGFELSRYRAAKLMVKLKLESCQVPQHQYKRGGNEHLEIPNLLDRQFDVVEPNTVWCGDVTYIWTGNRWAYLAVVVDLFARKVVGWAMSLSPDTNLTLKALELAYESRGRPSGLMFHSDQGSHYTSLKYRQRLWRYKIKQSMSRRGNCWDNAPMERFFRSFKTEWMPKVGYENFRDAKYSVSDYINGYYNNVRPHHYNAGLAPNESEVRYQDSKTVAKIS; translated from the exons ATGACGAAATTAAAACGCGCAACGTATTCTGCGGCAATCAAATTAGAAACAGCTCAGCTTGTAGTTGACCAAGGTTACACACAAGAAGATGCGGCTAAGGCGATGGGGGTTGGTAAATCAACAGTAAGTAAGTGGGTAACTCAATTAAAGCAAGAACGGAATGGCCAGACACCCACAGCGTCACCAATGACACCCGAACAAATTGAAATTCGTGAGCTTAAAAAGCAAATTCAACGCATTGAATTAGAAAAGGATATAT TTAAAAAAGGCTACCGCTCTCTTGATGTCCGACTCCCTGAACAATTCTCGTTAATTGAGAAGTTAAATCAACGAGAGCGTTACCCAATTAGCGTGTTGTGTAGCGTATTCAATGTGCATCGCAGCAGCTATAAATATTGGGCCATACGGGATACAACGCCTACACCAGAGCAAATAAGGCTAGAAGCGGAAGTTAAAGCCATACATGCAATGAGCAGCGGTTCAGCTGGAGCACGAACAATCGCGGCAATCGCAACGAATAACGGTTTTGAATTAAGCCGTTATCGCGCCGCTAAGCTGATGGTGAAACTAAAACTCGAGAGCTGCCAAGTACCACAACATCAATATAAACGTGGTGGTAATGAGCATCTTGAAATCCCAAATTTGTTAGATAGGCAGTTTGATGTTGTTGAGCCGAATACGGTGTGGTGCGGTGATGTGACGTATATTTGGACAGGCAATCGCTGGGCCTATTTAGCGGTCGTTGTTGATTTATTTGCACGTAAAGTCGTTGGTTGGGCAATGTCGTTGTCGCCAGATACTAACTTAACGCTAAAAGCGCTTGAACTCGCGTATGAGAGCAGAGGCAGGCCAAGCGGATTGATGTTTCATTCAGACCAAGGTAGTCATTATACAAGTTTGAAATATCGCCAACGTTTATGGCGCTATAAAATCAAACAAAGTATGAGTAGGCGCGGAAACTGTTGGGATAATGCGCCAATGGAACGATTTTTTAGAAGCTTTAAGACGGAATGGATGCCAAAAGTTGGATATGAAAACTTTAGAGACGCTAAATATAGTGTGAGTGATTATATCAACGGATATTACAACAACGTTAGGCCACATCATTATAATGCTGGTTTAGCGCCAAATGAATCTGAGGTTAGATACCAAGATTCTAAAACTGTGGCCAAAATTAGTTGA
- a CDS encoding YolA family protein, whose amino-acid sequence MKINLINCLLSVVIATGVSNMSYAEEVPRSQQVITSLPVLTSQNAPAPAEIKNIRMESELMARASAPPLSSMWVYAVGSTDCGWESTVGMTTTACDHGGEQLRTAVLEIGYGYNHIAWMNGGLLPSSTMYSSTPVCVTGSNYTWPCTAGQTVVGFLNEYNVDGHQNGLFKYQNTSTNSPWNTMSVQISIL is encoded by the coding sequence ATGAAAATAAATTTAATTAATTGCCTGCTATCTGTAGTCATAGCAACTGGTGTAAGTAATATGAGTTATGCTGAGGAAGTTCCGCGCAGTCAACAAGTAATTACCTCCCTTCCTGTACTCACTAGTCAGAATGCTCCAGCTCCTGCCGAAATCAAAAACATCCGCATGGAGTCTGAATTAATGGCTCGAGCATCAGCTCCGCCGCTATCTTCAATGTGGGTATATGCTGTTGGTTCAACTGATTGTGGGTGGGAGTCCACTGTTGGTATGACAACAACTGCATGTGATCATGGGGGAGAGCAGCTGCGTACTGCTGTTTTAGAAATTGGTTATGGTTATAATCATATTGCTTGGATGAACGGTGGGTTACTTCCGAGTTCCACAATGTACTCAAGTACGCCTGTTTGTGTGACTGGTAGTAATTACACATGGCCTTGTACCGCTGGGCAAACTGTCGTGGGTTTCCTCAATGAATACAATGTCGATGGTCATCAAAACGGATTATTCAAATACCAAAATACTTCGACTAATTCGCCATGGAATACTATGTCAGTCCAGATCAGTATTCTTTGA